A portion of the Ricinus communis isolate WT05 ecotype wild-type chromosome 10, ASM1957865v1, whole genome shotgun sequence genome contains these proteins:
- the LOC8286484 gene encoding transcription factor IIIB 60 kDa subunit isoform X3, which yields MVFCKSCARDVPGYRDSDGILSCGKCGRVLKFDNYSTEATFVKNASGQSQMAGRIVRSIEGGNSSRQRLYDKAYDDMIYIKNGLDMGENLAIVDQAMMYYRIAVERNFTKGRRTEQVQAACLYIACRENRKPYLLIDFSNFLRINIYVLGLSGGKNKDISDSALTIIASMNRDWMQTGRRPSGLWGAALYIAALSHGLTCSRKDILKLVHVCDATLSKRLVEFENTESGSLTIEEINAKAEELRESSTDQSNFVLKGSSSKELLCQHKGTSRIPYAYGLCKGCYEYFIGFDGGSDPPAFQQAEWRRKENLSAMNNNNDSNSFEKELNSQHADRDEQLLSKKAESTGEAALHLPADDGGYSKLHDDDDMSSKALDESDNFSDIDDAEVDGYLHNEEEAQFKKIIWEEMNREYLEEQAAKEAVAAAAKEAWEAKFKDCPEEMQAARELEAAVAAALAKSKKEKQQKRAAEAKNSVPAQSASEAARQMLTKKRLSSKINYDVLEKLFDEPGSKDPKKLRTESESDTDEKFPQTDDRNDDLGPGNKNEKEEDAEAYKYNNDQYDENVDEAYDYEYDFQEQDGYNYDDT from the exons ATGGTGTTCTGTAAATCATGTGCAAGAGATGTTCCTGGATATCGCGATAGCGACGGCATCTT ATCATGTGGTAAGTGTGGTAGAGttctaaaatttgataattattcaaCTGAAGCCACATTTGTGAAAAATGCATCTGGCCAG AGTCAAATGGCAGGAAGAATAGTAAGGAGTATTGAAGGTGGAAATTCGTCAAGGCAAAGGTTATATGATAAAG CTTATGATGATAtgatatacataaaaaatggTTTGGATATGGGTGAGAATCTTGCTATAGTTGACCAAGCTATGATGTATTATCGA ATAGCAGTTGAACGGAATTTCACTAAGGGGCGTAGAACAGAGCAAGTGCAGGCTGCTTGTCTGTACATTGCATGTCG GGAGAACAGAAAGCCATATCTTCTCATTgacttttctaatttcttgaGAATCAATAT TTATGTGCTAG GTTTGTCAGGAGGAAAAAATAAGGACATTTCTGATTCAGCACTGACCATTATAGCAAGCATGAATCGTGATTGGATGCAG ACAGGGAGAAGGCCCAGTGGGTTATGGGGTGCAGCATTATATATAGCTGCACTATCACATGGTCTAACTTGTTCTAGAAAAGACATT TTAAAATTGGTGCATGTTTGTGATGCAACACTCTCAAAACGTTTGGTGGAATTTGAGAATACAGAGTCTGGGAGCTTAACG ATTGAGGAAATTAATGCAAAGGCAGAAGAGCTTAGAGAAAGTTCAACAGATCAATCAAATTTTGTGTTGAAGGGATCAAGCTCGAAAGAGTTGCTTTGTCAGCACAAGGGTACTAGTAGAATTCCGTATGCCTATGGACTCTGTAAGGGGTGTTATGAGTAT TTCATAGGATTTGATGGCGGGTCAGATCCTCCAGCTTTCCAGCAAGCTGAGTGGCGGAGAAAGGAAAATCTATCTGCTATGAACAACAATAATGACTCAAATTCT TTTGAGAAAGAGTTGAACAGCCAGCATGCAGATAGAGATGAACAACTGCTGTCCAAAAAGGCAGAAAGCACAG GTGAAGCTGCTCTGCATTTGCCTGCTGATGATGGTGGTTACAGTAAATTGCATGACGATGATGATATGAGTTCTAAGGCTCTTGATGAGTCTGACAacttttctgatattgatgaTGCTGAG GTTGATGGCTATCTTCACAATGAAGAGGAGGCTCAGTTCAAAAAAATCATTTGGGAAGAAATGAATCGAGAGTATCTTGAG GAACAGGCAGCCAAAGAAGCAGTTGCAGCAGCTGCTAAGGAAGCTTGGGAGGCAAAGTTCAAGGATTGCCCAGAGGAAATGCAAGCTGCAAGGGAGCTTGAAGCAGCTGTTGCAGCAGCTTTAGCAAAATCTAAAAAG GAAAAGCAACAAAAACGAGCTGCAGAAGCAAAAAACTCAGTCCCTGCCCAGTCTGCTTCAGAAGCTGCCCGCCAAATGCTGACAAAAAAG AGACTCAGTTCGAAAATCAACTATGATGTATTGGAGAAACTCTTTGATGAACCT GGCTCTAAGGATCCAAAGAAACTGCGAACAGAATCAGAATCTGACACTGATGAGAAGTTTCCTCAAACAGATGACAGAAATGATGATTTGGGGCCAGGAAACAAAAATGAGAAGGAAGAGGATGCTGAAGCATATAAGTACAACAATGATCAGTATGATGAAAATGTGGATGAAGCATATGATTATGAGTACGATTTTCAGGAACAGGATGGTTATAATTATGATGACACCTAG
- the LOC8286484 gene encoding transcription factor IIIB 60 kDa subunit isoform X1: MVFCKSCARDVPGYRDSDGILSCGKCGRVLKFDNYSTEATFVKNASGQSQMAGRIVRSIEGGNSSRQRLYDKAYDDMIYIKNGLDMGENLAIVDQAMMYYRIAVERNFTKGRRTEQVQAACLYIACRENRKPYLLIDFSNFLRINIYVLGAVFLQLCKVLNLTEHSICQKLLDPSIFIHKYTASLSGGKNKDISDSALTIIASMNRDWMQTGRRPSGLWGAALYIAALSHGLTCSRKDILKLVHVCDATLSKRLVEFENTESGSLTIEEINAKAEELRESSTDQSNFVLKGSSSKELLCQHKGTSRIPYAYGLCKGCYEYFIGFDGGSDPPAFQQAEWRRKENLSAMNNNNDSNSFEKELNSQHADRDEQLLSKKAESTGEAALHLPADDGGYSKLHDDDDMSSKALDESDNFSDIDDAEVDGYLHNEEEAQFKKIIWEEMNREYLEEQAAKEAVAAAAKEAWEAKFKDCPEEMQAARELEAAVAAALAKSKKEKQQKRAAEAKNSVPAQSASEAARQMLTKKRLSSKINYDVLEKLFDEPGSKDPKKLRTESESDTDEKFPQTDDRNDDLGPGNKNEKEEDAEAYKYNNDQYDENVDEAYDYEYDFQEQDGYNYDDT; the protein is encoded by the exons ATGGTGTTCTGTAAATCATGTGCAAGAGATGTTCCTGGATATCGCGATAGCGACGGCATCTT ATCATGTGGTAAGTGTGGTAGAGttctaaaatttgataattattcaaCTGAAGCCACATTTGTGAAAAATGCATCTGGCCAG AGTCAAATGGCAGGAAGAATAGTAAGGAGTATTGAAGGTGGAAATTCGTCAAGGCAAAGGTTATATGATAAAG CTTATGATGATAtgatatacataaaaaatggTTTGGATATGGGTGAGAATCTTGCTATAGTTGACCAAGCTATGATGTATTATCGA ATAGCAGTTGAACGGAATTTCACTAAGGGGCGTAGAACAGAGCAAGTGCAGGCTGCTTGTCTGTACATTGCATGTCG GGAGAACAGAAAGCCATATCTTCTCATTgacttttctaatttcttgaGAATCAATAT TTATGTGCTAGGTGCAGTATTCTTACAGCTTTGCAAAGTTTTGAATCTTACAGAGCATTCAATTTGCCAGAAACTTCTTGATCCATCCATcttcattcataaatatacagctA GTTTGTCAGGAGGAAAAAATAAGGACATTTCTGATTCAGCACTGACCATTATAGCAAGCATGAATCGTGATTGGATGCAG ACAGGGAGAAGGCCCAGTGGGTTATGGGGTGCAGCATTATATATAGCTGCACTATCACATGGTCTAACTTGTTCTAGAAAAGACATT TTAAAATTGGTGCATGTTTGTGATGCAACACTCTCAAAACGTTTGGTGGAATTTGAGAATACAGAGTCTGGGAGCTTAACG ATTGAGGAAATTAATGCAAAGGCAGAAGAGCTTAGAGAAAGTTCAACAGATCAATCAAATTTTGTGTTGAAGGGATCAAGCTCGAAAGAGTTGCTTTGTCAGCACAAGGGTACTAGTAGAATTCCGTATGCCTATGGACTCTGTAAGGGGTGTTATGAGTAT TTCATAGGATTTGATGGCGGGTCAGATCCTCCAGCTTTCCAGCAAGCTGAGTGGCGGAGAAAGGAAAATCTATCTGCTATGAACAACAATAATGACTCAAATTCT TTTGAGAAAGAGTTGAACAGCCAGCATGCAGATAGAGATGAACAACTGCTGTCCAAAAAGGCAGAAAGCACAG GTGAAGCTGCTCTGCATTTGCCTGCTGATGATGGTGGTTACAGTAAATTGCATGACGATGATGATATGAGTTCTAAGGCTCTTGATGAGTCTGACAacttttctgatattgatgaTGCTGAG GTTGATGGCTATCTTCACAATGAAGAGGAGGCTCAGTTCAAAAAAATCATTTGGGAAGAAATGAATCGAGAGTATCTTGAG GAACAGGCAGCCAAAGAAGCAGTTGCAGCAGCTGCTAAGGAAGCTTGGGAGGCAAAGTTCAAGGATTGCCCAGAGGAAATGCAAGCTGCAAGGGAGCTTGAAGCAGCTGTTGCAGCAGCTTTAGCAAAATCTAAAAAG GAAAAGCAACAAAAACGAGCTGCAGAAGCAAAAAACTCAGTCCCTGCCCAGTCTGCTTCAGAAGCTGCCCGCCAAATGCTGACAAAAAAG AGACTCAGTTCGAAAATCAACTATGATGTATTGGAGAAACTCTTTGATGAACCT GGCTCTAAGGATCCAAAGAAACTGCGAACAGAATCAGAATCTGACACTGATGAGAAGTTTCCTCAAACAGATGACAGAAATGATGATTTGGGGCCAGGAAACAAAAATGAGAAGGAAGAGGATGCTGAAGCATATAAGTACAACAATGATCAGTATGATGAAAATGTGGATGAAGCATATGATTATGAGTACGATTTTCAGGAACAGGATGGTTATAATTATGATGACACCTAG
- the LOC8286484 gene encoding transcription factor IIIB 60 kDa subunit isoform X4 — protein MIKIAVERNFTKGRRTEQVQAACLYIACRENRKPYLLIDFSNFLRINIYVLGAVFLQLCKVLNLTEHSICQKLLDPSIFIHKYTASLSGGKNKDISDSALTIIASMNRDWMQTGRRPSGLWGAALYIAALSHGLTCSRKDILKLVHVCDATLSKRLVEFENTESGSLTIEEINAKAEELRESSTDQSNFVLKGSSSKELLCQHKGTSRIPYAYGLCKGCYEYFIGFDGGSDPPAFQQAEWRRKENLSAMNNNNDSNSFEKELNSQHADRDEQLLSKKAESTGEAALHLPADDGGYSKLHDDDDMSSKALDESDNFSDIDDAEVDGYLHNEEEAQFKKIIWEEMNREYLEEQAAKEAVAAAAKEAWEAKFKDCPEEMQAARELEAAVAAALAKSKKEKQQKRAAEAKNSVPAQSASEAARQMLTKKRLSSKINYDVLEKLFDEPGSKDPKKLRTESESDTDEKFPQTDDRNDDLGPGNKNEKEEDAEAYKYNNDQYDENVDEAYDYEYDFQEQDGYNYDDT, from the exons ATGATAAAG ATAGCAGTTGAACGGAATTTCACTAAGGGGCGTAGAACAGAGCAAGTGCAGGCTGCTTGTCTGTACATTGCATGTCG GGAGAACAGAAAGCCATATCTTCTCATTgacttttctaatttcttgaGAATCAATAT TTATGTGCTAGGTGCAGTATTCTTACAGCTTTGCAAAGTTTTGAATCTTACAGAGCATTCAATTTGCCAGAAACTTCTTGATCCATCCATcttcattcataaatatacagctA GTTTGTCAGGAGGAAAAAATAAGGACATTTCTGATTCAGCACTGACCATTATAGCAAGCATGAATCGTGATTGGATGCAG ACAGGGAGAAGGCCCAGTGGGTTATGGGGTGCAGCATTATATATAGCTGCACTATCACATGGTCTAACTTGTTCTAGAAAAGACATT TTAAAATTGGTGCATGTTTGTGATGCAACACTCTCAAAACGTTTGGTGGAATTTGAGAATACAGAGTCTGGGAGCTTAACG ATTGAGGAAATTAATGCAAAGGCAGAAGAGCTTAGAGAAAGTTCAACAGATCAATCAAATTTTGTGTTGAAGGGATCAAGCTCGAAAGAGTTGCTTTGTCAGCACAAGGGTACTAGTAGAATTCCGTATGCCTATGGACTCTGTAAGGGGTGTTATGAGTAT TTCATAGGATTTGATGGCGGGTCAGATCCTCCAGCTTTCCAGCAAGCTGAGTGGCGGAGAAAGGAAAATCTATCTGCTATGAACAACAATAATGACTCAAATTCT TTTGAGAAAGAGTTGAACAGCCAGCATGCAGATAGAGATGAACAACTGCTGTCCAAAAAGGCAGAAAGCACAG GTGAAGCTGCTCTGCATTTGCCTGCTGATGATGGTGGTTACAGTAAATTGCATGACGATGATGATATGAGTTCTAAGGCTCTTGATGAGTCTGACAacttttctgatattgatgaTGCTGAG GTTGATGGCTATCTTCACAATGAAGAGGAGGCTCAGTTCAAAAAAATCATTTGGGAAGAAATGAATCGAGAGTATCTTGAG GAACAGGCAGCCAAAGAAGCAGTTGCAGCAGCTGCTAAGGAAGCTTGGGAGGCAAAGTTCAAGGATTGCCCAGAGGAAATGCAAGCTGCAAGGGAGCTTGAAGCAGCTGTTGCAGCAGCTTTAGCAAAATCTAAAAAG GAAAAGCAACAAAAACGAGCTGCAGAAGCAAAAAACTCAGTCCCTGCCCAGTCTGCTTCAGAAGCTGCCCGCCAAATGCTGACAAAAAAG AGACTCAGTTCGAAAATCAACTATGATGTATTGGAGAAACTCTTTGATGAACCT GGCTCTAAGGATCCAAAGAAACTGCGAACAGAATCAGAATCTGACACTGATGAGAAGTTTCCTCAAACAGATGACAGAAATGATGATTTGGGGCCAGGAAACAAAAATGAGAAGGAAGAGGATGCTGAAGCATATAAGTACAACAATGATCAGTATGATGAAAATGTGGATGAAGCATATGATTATGAGTACGATTTTCAGGAACAGGATGGTTATAATTATGATGACACCTAG
- the LOC8286484 gene encoding transcription factor IIIB 60 kDa subunit isoform X2, translating into MVFCKSCARDVPGYRDSDGILSCGKCGRVLKFDNYSTEATFVKNASGQSQMAGRIVRSIEGGNSSRQRLYDKAYDDMIYIKNGLDMGENLAIVDQAMMYYRIAVERNFTKGRRTEQVQAACLYIACRENRKPYLLIDFSNFLRINIYVLGAVFLQLCKVLNLTEHSICQKLLDPSIFIHKYTASLSGGKNKDISDSALTIIASMNRDWMQTGRRPSGLWGAALYIAALSHGLTCSRKDIIEEINAKAEELRESSTDQSNFVLKGSSSKELLCQHKGTSRIPYAYGLCKGCYEYFIGFDGGSDPPAFQQAEWRRKENLSAMNNNNDSNSFEKELNSQHADRDEQLLSKKAESTGEAALHLPADDGGYSKLHDDDDMSSKALDESDNFSDIDDAEVDGYLHNEEEAQFKKIIWEEMNREYLEEQAAKEAVAAAAKEAWEAKFKDCPEEMQAARELEAAVAAALAKSKKEKQQKRAAEAKNSVPAQSASEAARQMLTKKRLSSKINYDVLEKLFDEPGSKDPKKLRTESESDTDEKFPQTDDRNDDLGPGNKNEKEEDAEAYKYNNDQYDENVDEAYDYEYDFQEQDGYNYDDT; encoded by the exons ATGGTGTTCTGTAAATCATGTGCAAGAGATGTTCCTGGATATCGCGATAGCGACGGCATCTT ATCATGTGGTAAGTGTGGTAGAGttctaaaatttgataattattcaaCTGAAGCCACATTTGTGAAAAATGCATCTGGCCAG AGTCAAATGGCAGGAAGAATAGTAAGGAGTATTGAAGGTGGAAATTCGTCAAGGCAAAGGTTATATGATAAAG CTTATGATGATAtgatatacataaaaaatggTTTGGATATGGGTGAGAATCTTGCTATAGTTGACCAAGCTATGATGTATTATCGA ATAGCAGTTGAACGGAATTTCACTAAGGGGCGTAGAACAGAGCAAGTGCAGGCTGCTTGTCTGTACATTGCATGTCG GGAGAACAGAAAGCCATATCTTCTCATTgacttttctaatttcttgaGAATCAATAT TTATGTGCTAGGTGCAGTATTCTTACAGCTTTGCAAAGTTTTGAATCTTACAGAGCATTCAATTTGCCAGAAACTTCTTGATCCATCCATcttcattcataaatatacagctA GTTTGTCAGGAGGAAAAAATAAGGACATTTCTGATTCAGCACTGACCATTATAGCAAGCATGAATCGTGATTGGATGCAG ACAGGGAGAAGGCCCAGTGGGTTATGGGGTGCAGCATTATATATAGCTGCACTATCACATGGTCTAACTTGTTCTAGAAAAGACATT ATTGAGGAAATTAATGCAAAGGCAGAAGAGCTTAGAGAAAGTTCAACAGATCAATCAAATTTTGTGTTGAAGGGATCAAGCTCGAAAGAGTTGCTTTGTCAGCACAAGGGTACTAGTAGAATTCCGTATGCCTATGGACTCTGTAAGGGGTGTTATGAGTAT TTCATAGGATTTGATGGCGGGTCAGATCCTCCAGCTTTCCAGCAAGCTGAGTGGCGGAGAAAGGAAAATCTATCTGCTATGAACAACAATAATGACTCAAATTCT TTTGAGAAAGAGTTGAACAGCCAGCATGCAGATAGAGATGAACAACTGCTGTCCAAAAAGGCAGAAAGCACAG GTGAAGCTGCTCTGCATTTGCCTGCTGATGATGGTGGTTACAGTAAATTGCATGACGATGATGATATGAGTTCTAAGGCTCTTGATGAGTCTGACAacttttctgatattgatgaTGCTGAG GTTGATGGCTATCTTCACAATGAAGAGGAGGCTCAGTTCAAAAAAATCATTTGGGAAGAAATGAATCGAGAGTATCTTGAG GAACAGGCAGCCAAAGAAGCAGTTGCAGCAGCTGCTAAGGAAGCTTGGGAGGCAAAGTTCAAGGATTGCCCAGAGGAAATGCAAGCTGCAAGGGAGCTTGAAGCAGCTGTTGCAGCAGCTTTAGCAAAATCTAAAAAG GAAAAGCAACAAAAACGAGCTGCAGAAGCAAAAAACTCAGTCCCTGCCCAGTCTGCTTCAGAAGCTGCCCGCCAAATGCTGACAAAAAAG AGACTCAGTTCGAAAATCAACTATGATGTATTGGAGAAACTCTTTGATGAACCT GGCTCTAAGGATCCAAAGAAACTGCGAACAGAATCAGAATCTGACACTGATGAGAAGTTTCCTCAAACAGATGACAGAAATGATGATTTGGGGCCAGGAAACAAAAATGAGAAGGAAGAGGATGCTGAAGCATATAAGTACAACAATGATCAGTATGATGAAAATGTGGATGAAGCATATGATTATGAGTACGATTTTCAGGAACAGGATGGTTATAATTATGATGACACCTAG
- the LOC8286485 gene encoding FT-interacting protein 7 has product MAETCSRKLIVEVCNAKNLMPKDGQGTASAYAIVDYDGQRRRTKTKFRDLNPEWEEKLEFLVHDTDSMANEILEINLYNDKKAGKRSTFLGKVKIAGSGFVKLGSETLIYYPLEKRSVFSQIKGEIGLKVYYIDEDPPAEQKPEAAAAAPPAAEEKPPESTEAKPEEEKKEEKAEEKKEEVKEDKKEEEKPNPPPQQEEKDKKPEVENPPAAATPSAPPAPPAEVENPPVAEKIAPQQKDDNKAADTGKTCDLTISDLELRSLTSSDRSRSAYDLVDRMLFLYVRVIKAKTSKSDPIYAKLVIGTHSIKTKSQGDNKDWDQVFAFDKEGLNSSSLEVSVWAEEKKENDEKTESSLGTVSFDLQEVPKRVPPDSPLAPQWYSLESEKSPENDVMLAVWVGTQADEAFQEAWQSDSGGLIPETRAKVYLSPKLWYLRLTVIQTQDLQLASGATEPKVRSTDLYVKAQLGPQVFKTGRVSSSANPTWNEDLVFVAAEPFEPFLVVTVEDASNGQSVGNAKIQMASIERRTDDRTEPKSRWFNLVGDESRPYTGRIHVRVCLEGGYHVLDEAAHVTSDVRAAAKQLAKAPIGLLEVGIRGATNLLPVKTKDGTRGTTDAYVVAKYGPKWVRTRTILDRFNPRWNEQHTWDVYDPCTVLTIGVFDNGRYKRDEAGKAGKDIRVGKVRIRLSTLDTNRVYLNSYSLTVLLPGGAKRMGEIEIALRFSCSSWLGLIQAYTTPMLPRMHYVLPLGPAQQDILRHTAMRIVTARLARSEPALGQEVVQFMLDSDTHMWSMRRSKANWFRVVGCLTRAATLARWLDGIRTWAHPPTSVLLHILLVAVVLCPHLLLPTVFMYAFLILALRFRYRQRVPHNMDPRLSYVDAVGPDELDEEFDGFPTTRSADVVRIRYDRLRALSGRAQTLLGDLAAQGERLEALFNWRDPRATGIFVVFCLFASLVFYVVPFKVFVLGAGFYYFRHPMFRHDMPSIPINFFRRLPSLSDQIL; this is encoded by the coding sequence ATGGCAGAAACTTGCAGTAGAAAACTGATAGTTGAAGTGTGCAACGCAAAGAATCTGATGCCAAAAGACGGCCAAGGCACAGCAAGTGCATATGCAATCGTAGACTACGATGGGCAGAGGCGGAGAACGAAGACCAAGTTCAGAGATCTGAATCCTGAATGGGAAGAAAAACTTGAATTCCTAGTTCATGATACCGACTCCATGGCCAATGAAATCTTAGAGATTAATctttataatgataaaaaggCAGGTAAACGAAGTACTTTTCTCGGTAAAGTCAAGATTGCTGGGAGTGGATTTGTTAAATTAGGCTCGGAGACTCTTATTTACTATCCGTTAGAGAAACGGAGCGTTTTTTCTCAGATTAAAGGAGAGATTGGCTTGAAAGTTTACTATATTGATGAAGATCCTCCAGCTGAGCAAAAACCGGAAGCAGCTGCAGCAGCGCCTCCTGCAGCGGAGGAGAAACCACCTGAGAGTACCGAAGCCAAACCGGAGgaggaaaagaaggaagagaaagctgaggagaaaaaagaagaggtGAAAGAggataaaaaagaagaggagAAGCCAAATCCACCGCCGCAACAGGAGGAGAAAGACAAGAAACCAGAGGTGGAGAATCCACCAGCGGCGGCGACGCCATCAGCACCGCCAGCGCCACCAGCAGAGGTGGAGAATCCACCAGTCGCTGAGAAAATAGCACCGCAGCAAAAGGATGATAATAAGGCAGCAGACACTGGAAAAACTTGTGATCTCACAATCAGTGACCTCGAACTACGGTCACTAACAAGCAGTGATCGTAGCCGAAGTGCATATGATCTAGTTGATCGCATGCTATTTCTATATGTCCGTGTTATAAAGGCGAAAACATCAAAATCTGATCCTATTTACGCAAAGCTTGTGATCGGTACGCATAGCATCAAAACCAAGAGTCAGGGCGATAATAAAGATTGGGATCAAGTTTTTGCTTTTGATAAAGAGGGTTTAAATTCATCTTCTCTAGAAGTTTCAGTATGggcagaagaaaaaaaagagaatgatGAGAAAACAGAGAGCTCTCTAGGTACGGTGTCGTTTGATTTACAAGAAGTACCGAAACGAGTTCCACCTGACAGTCCTTTAGCTCCACAGTGGTACAGTTTAGAATCAGAGAAGTCACCGGAAAATGACGTCATGCTTGCTGTTTGGGTCGGTACTCAGGCTGATGAAGCATTTCAGGAAGCTTGGCAGTCGGATTCGGGTGGGTTAATACCCGAGACCAGAGCTAAAGTATACTTGTCGCCTAAACTTTGGTATTTGAGATTAACGGTTATCCAAACCCAAGATTTGCAGCTAGCTTCGGGTGCTACCGAACCTAAGGTTCGGAGTACGGATTTATATGTTAAAGCTCAGCTTGGCCCACAGGTTTTCAAAACGGGTAGAGTTTCCAGCTCGGCTAATCCTACGTGGAATGAGGATTTGGTTTTTGTAGCAGCTGAGCCGTTTGAGCCGTTTTTAGTGGTGACAGTAGAGGATGCGAGCAATGGGCAGTCTGTGGGGAATGCTAAAATACAAATGGCAAGCATCGAGAGGCGGACTGATGATCGTACGGAGCCAAAATCAAGGTGGTTTAATTTGGTTGGTGACGAGAGTAGGCCGTACACTGGGAGAATACACGTGAGAGTATGTTTAGAAGGCGGCTATCACGTGCTTGATGAGGCAGCTCACGTGACTAGTGATGTTAGAGCTGCAGCTAAACAGCTAGCTAAGGCTCCTATTGGGTTATTAGAAGTGGGAATTCGTGGGGCTACTAATTTGCTTCCGGTTAAAACTAAGGACGGGACACGTGGCACCACTGATGCTTATGTGGTTGCTAAGTATGGGCCCAAATGGGTTCGTACCCGAACGATCCTTGATCGGTTTAATCCACGGTGGAATGAGCAGCATACATGGGATGTATACGATCCCTGTACTGTGCTTACTATTGGTGTGTTCGATAATGGAAGGTACAAGCGTGATGAAGCAGGGAAAGCAGGCAAAGATATTAGAGTGGGAAAAGTAAGAATAAGGTTGTCAACACTTGATACTAATCGGGTGTACCTAAATTCTTATTCACTTACAGTATTGCTACCTGGTGGGGCCAAGAGAATGGGAGAGATTGAGATTGCGTTGAGATTTTCATGTTCATCATGGTTAGGTTTAATTCAAGCGTACACCACTCCAATGCTTCCTAGAATGCATTACGTGCTCCCATTAGGACCGGCCCAGCAAGACATATTGCGCCATACAGCTATGCGCATTGTTACGGCTCGGCTCGCCCGGTCCGAACCGGCATTGGGTCAAGAAGTGGTTCAGTTCATGCTGGATAGCGACACACACATGTGGAGCATGAGGAGAAGCAAGGCAAATTGGTTTAGAGTCGTGGGTTGTCTCACACGTGCGGCTACTTTGGCACGCTGGTTGGATGGGATTCGCACGTGGGCACACCCACCAACTAGTGTCCTACTTCATATCTTGCTTGTGGCTGTTGTGTTATGTCCACATCTATTGCTCCCCACAGTATTCATGTACGCCTTCTTAATTTTAGCATTGAGATTTCGTTATCGCCAAAGGGTCCCACACAATATGGACCCAAGACTTTCGTATGTTGATGCTGTGGGACCTGATGAGCTAGATGAGGAGTTTGATGGTTTTCCAACCACACGATCTGCTGATGTGGTACGTATTAGATACGATAGACTCCGGGCTTTATCGGGCCGGGCCCAGACACTTTTAGGAGATTTGGCAGCCCAAGGAGAACGTTTAGAAGCATTATTCAATTGGAGGGATCCAAGAGCTACTGGTATTTTTGTGGTGTTTTGCTTGTTTGCTTCGTTGGTATTTTACGTAGTGCCATTCAAGGTGTTTGTGCTAGGGGCTGGATTCTATTACTTCCGCCACCCAATGTTCCGACACGACATGCCGTCTATACCCATCAACTTCTTCCGGCGACTACCATCGTTGTCGGACCAAATACTATAG